A stretch of the Polluticoccus soli genome encodes the following:
- a CDS encoding YciI family protein: MNKQYFFVKLNPCRPDFAQTMTPEENDIMQQHVGYWMKYMHEGKVLVFGPVLDPQAVYGVGVVAVENKEELERIIDGDPASKLNKYEFHPMRAMIANSLVNSN, encoded by the coding sequence ATGAACAAACAATACTTCTTCGTCAAACTGAATCCCTGCCGACCCGACTTTGCACAGACAATGACGCCTGAAGAAAATGACATCATGCAACAACATGTTGGCTACTGGATGAAATATATGCACGAAGGCAAGGTCCTGGTGTTCGGCCCGGTATTAGATCCTCAGGCTGTATACGGTGTAGGTGTTGTTGCCGTTGAGAACAAGGAAGAATTGGAGCGAATAATTGACGGTGATCCGGCGTCCAAACTTAACAAGTACGAATTCCACCCGATGCGCGCAATGATTGCTAACAGCCTGGTTAATAGCAACTAA
- a CDS encoding 3-hydroxyanthranilate 3,4-dioxygenase: MAVRRPFNLHNWIEENRHLLKPPVGNQQVYKEAGDFIVMVVGGPNSRKDFHYNESEELFYQLEGDVVVRIYEDGKIVDIPIKEGDMFLLPGKTPHSPQRGENTVGLVIEKVREDKEIDGFIWYCENCHEKLYEEYFELTDIVSQLPPLMQRFYSDIEKRTCKNCGHVMEPPAPKK, encoded by the coding sequence ATGGCTGTTAGACGTCCTTTCAACCTGCACAACTGGATAGAAGAAAACCGTCACTTACTGAAACCACCTGTTGGCAATCAGCAGGTGTATAAAGAGGCCGGCGACTTTATTGTTATGGTTGTTGGTGGTCCCAACAGTCGTAAGGATTTTCACTACAACGAAAGCGAAGAGCTGTTTTACCAGCTGGAGGGCGATGTGGTTGTCCGGATATATGAAGACGGCAAGATCGTTGACATCCCCATTAAGGAAGGCGATATGTTCCTGTTGCCTGGCAAAACACCGCACTCACCACAGCGTGGTGAAAACACAGTTGGGCTGGTAATAGAAAAAGTGCGAGAAGATAAAGAGATCGACGGCTTCATCTGGTATTGCGAGAACTGCCACGAAAAGCTTTATGAAGAGTATTTTGAACTCACCGATATCGTTTCGCAGCTACCTCCGCTGATGCAACGTTTCTATTCGGATATTGAAAAACGAACCTGCAAGAATTGTGGCCATGTTATGGAGCCACCTGCACCAAAGAAATAA
- a CDS encoding AI-2E family transporter, giving the protein MNKLPVTVRRSIELLGLCGLGYIITKGRDIIMPLIMAGFLALLLLPVLRWLRGRKLPEVVAIGMSLVLLILVVAGIGTFFSFQVASLLNDIPEMQKNLNHHWQAISHWIESHWNIPIQRQLAVINTQIGNLGNNVAGTLQGAALTLGGVLVFIGLLPIYIFLILFYRQLIRKFVFLWFSQENHGEVENAFNETETIVKYYLVGLLIQITYLTVLVGGILMLFGIKHAILIGLMFGILNLIPYIGALIGNVLGVLITLTSSPELWHIWAVLGTIAVVQFLDNNILMPRIVGSRVQVNALASIVGIIIGGALAGVAGMFLSIPLMAMLKIIFEKTPPLRQWGVLLGEPVDEKEKPGQTPVQKMKDSLERKRNEEIDEEAKKDKSTDS; this is encoded by the coding sequence ATGAACAAATTACCTGTAACGGTTCGCCGATCTATTGAATTGCTGGGTTTGTGCGGGCTGGGTTATATCATTACTAAAGGTCGCGATATCATTATGCCCCTGATCATGGCCGGCTTCCTGGCTTTGCTGTTGTTGCCGGTTCTAAGGTGGCTGCGCGGACGTAAGCTGCCTGAAGTCGTTGCCATAGGTATGTCGCTCGTGTTGCTAATACTTGTTGTAGCCGGCATCGGTACGTTCTTTAGCTTCCAGGTGGCCAGTCTGCTAAACGACATACCAGAGATGCAGAAAAATCTCAACCATCACTGGCAGGCTATCAGCCACTGGATCGAGAGCCACTGGAATATTCCCATACAAAGGCAACTGGCTGTTATTAATACTCAGATCGGCAACCTGGGTAACAATGTTGCTGGTACCTTGCAAGGAGCCGCGCTAACCTTGGGTGGTGTGTTGGTCTTTATTGGTTTGTTACCGATCTATATTTTCCTGATCCTGTTTTACAGGCAGCTTATACGCAAATTTGTCTTTCTCTGGTTCAGTCAGGAAAATCACGGAGAGGTGGAAAATGCCTTCAATGAAACCGAGACCATCGTAAAGTATTACCTCGTTGGGTTGCTGATTCAGATTACCTATCTCACTGTTTTGGTGGGCGGCATACTCATGCTATTTGGCATCAAGCATGCCATCCTCATTGGGTTAATGTTCGGCATACTCAACCTGATACCGTACATCGGTGCGCTTATTGGCAATGTGCTGGGCGTGCTGATAACGCTTACATCTTCGCCTGAATTGTGGCATATCTGGGCTGTACTTGGCACAATAGCCGTTGTTCAGTTTCTTGATAACAATATCCTGATGCCACGCATAGTAGGCTCAAGGGTGCAGGTGAATGCATTGGCAAGCATCGTCGGCATCATCATAGGTGGCGCACTTGCCGGTGTTGCAGGCATGTTCTTATCGATACCACTGATGGCGATGCTAAAGATCATTTTTGAGAAAACGCCGCCTTTGCGTCAGTGGGGTGTACTGTTGGGAGAACCTGTGGATGAAAAAGAGAAACCCGGACAGACACCTGTACAGAAAATGAAAGACTCGCTGGAACGAAAACGGAATGAGGAGATCGATGAAGAAGCGAAAAAAGATAAAAGCACGGATAGCTAA
- a CDS encoding hemolysin family protein produces MSNLLFYIFGCILLIGFFAGTEIAFISANKLNIELRKKQGTFSGRILSRFMENPSEFIGTSLVGVNVLLVIYGLLMTRLTEPFLEMLPPPLNSDYMHLILDTFLATVVILIFAEFLPKAVFRTKAEQVLALFSFPMLISYYILYPFAKIFVSISEFILKYLFNVRIKENQAIFNRVDLEVFVKQTLHGHETDSNEVNTELFENALYLVNVKVRKCMIPRNEVEAVELNTPVESVRNKFIETKLSKIIVYEGSIDNIVGYLHHLDLSRRPKAIKEVLHSISAVPEAMSAVDLMNRFTRERKSIAWVIDEFGGTSGIVTMEDVLEEIFGDINDEYDVQEHVEKQIAESEYIFSGRIELDYLNEKYGFNFPEDETETLSGYIISHHETIPKIKDRIIIDHYEFDILLVTETRIETVKMKVLKTYQ; encoded by the coding sequence ATGTCGAATTTATTGTTCTACATTTTTGGGTGTATTTTACTGATAGGATTTTTTGCAGGCACTGAAATAGCGTTCATATCTGCCAATAAGCTCAATATCGAGCTGCGCAAAAAGCAGGGCACCTTTTCCGGGCGCATACTGTCGCGCTTTATGGAAAACCCTTCTGAGTTCATCGGCACCAGTCTTGTTGGTGTCAATGTGCTGCTGGTTATCTACGGCTTACTGATGACCCGCCTCACGGAGCCATTCCTGGAAATGCTGCCACCGCCGCTTAATTCTGACTACATGCACCTGATCCTGGACACCTTCCTGGCTACGGTGGTCATCCTGATATTTGCAGAGTTTCTGCCCAAGGCGGTATTCCGTACCAAAGCAGAACAGGTGTTAGCACTCTTCAGCTTTCCGATGCTGATATCTTACTACATCCTCTACCCTTTTGCCAAGATATTTGTTTCGATCTCTGAGTTTATCCTGAAATACCTGTTCAACGTACGGATCAAAGAGAATCAAGCGATATTCAACCGTGTAGATCTCGAGGTATTTGTAAAACAAACCCTGCACGGCCACGAAACGGATAGCAACGAAGTGAATACCGAACTGTTTGAGAACGCACTCTACCTGGTAAATGTAAAGGTGCGCAAGTGTATGATACCACGCAACGAGGTAGAAGCCGTTGAGCTGAATACTCCGGTTGAGTCTGTCCGCAACAAGTTCATCGAAACAAAGCTGTCCAAGATCATCGTATACGAAGGTTCTATCGACAACATTGTTGGCTACCTGCATCATCTCGATCTGAGCCGCAGGCCCAAAGCCATCAAAGAAGTGCTGCACAGTATTTCGGCAGTTCCTGAGGCAATGAGTGCTGTAGACCTAATGAACCGCTTTACCCGCGAACGCAAAAGTATTGCATGGGTTATTGATGAATTTGGTGGCACCTCAGGTATAGTTACCATGGAGGATGTACTGGAAGAGATATTCGGCGATATCAACGATGAGTATGATGTTCAGGAACACGTAGAGAAACAAATAGCCGAAAGCGAATACATTTTCTCCGGACGTATAGAGCTTGACTACCTGAATGAGAAATACGGTTTCAATTTCCCCGAAGACGAGACTGAAACACTGTCGGGTTACATCATATCCCATCACGAGACGATCCCTAAAATAAAGGACCGCATCATTATCGATCATTACGAATTTGACATACTTTTAGTCACGGAAACAAGGATCGAAACTGTGAAGATGAAGGTCCTTAAAACGTATCAATAA
- a CDS encoding BrxA/BrxB family bacilliredoxin → MYPIEIVSPMKAELTEKGFQELLTPEQVDAALQKPGTALLFINSVCGCSAGTARPGVIMAALNSPKKPDQLLTSFAGFDIDAVRQARTYLLPYPPSSPAIALLKDGQVVHMIERHMIEGRPAQMIAANLAQAFETYC, encoded by the coding sequence ATGTACCCGATAGAAATAGTTAGCCCGATGAAGGCTGAGCTCACAGAAAAAGGTTTCCAGGAACTGCTGACACCTGAACAAGTAGATGCAGCCCTTCAAAAACCTGGCACTGCCTTACTGTTCATTAATTCAGTTTGCGGCTGCTCGGCAGGTACTGCGCGCCCTGGTGTTATCATGGCAGCTCTTAACTCGCCCAAAAAGCCAGACCAGCTGCTGACCAGCTTTGCCGGTTTCGATATCGACGCTGTAAGGCAAGCTCGTACTTACCTGCTGCCTTATCCTCCATCTTCGCCGGCTATAGCCCTGCTTAAGGACGGTCAAGTAGTTCATATGATCGAACGCCACATGATCGAAGGCCGCCCGGCGCAGATGATCGCTGCAAACCTGGCGCAGGCTTTCGAAACTTATTGCTAG
- the gmk gene encoding guanylate kinase yields the protein MSEGKIIVITAPSGSGKTTLVKRLLNAYPKLAFSVSACTRQPRPGEADGKDYYFYSEDRFKTLVDESAFVEWEMVYTGKYYGTLKSELQRIWDNGRVPLVDIDVKGAIAIQDAYPDASLTLFIQAPSLEILRQRLESRGTESVSSLEERISKAGFELSFATQFDRIIINDNLEAATTELLDTVQAFVQE from the coding sequence TTGTCAGAAGGTAAGATCATAGTTATTACAGCTCCGTCAGGCTCGGGAAAGACCACACTGGTAAAACGCCTGCTGAATGCCTACCCCAAACTGGCATTCTCTGTGTCGGCCTGTACGCGTCAGCCACGCCCGGGTGAGGCCGATGGTAAAGACTATTATTTCTACAGCGAAGACCGTTTTAAAACGCTCGTTGATGAGAGTGCCTTCGTAGAATGGGAAATGGTATACACCGGTAAATACTACGGCACGCTGAAATCGGAACTGCAGCGTATATGGGACAACGGCCGCGTTCCGTTGGTCGATATCGATGTAAAAGGCGCCATAGCTATACAAGATGCATACCCTGACGCTTCACTGACCTTGTTTATCCAGGCACCCTCGCTCGAGATACTGCGTCAGCGCCTCGAATCGCGCGGTACCGAATCGGTCAGCAGCCTTGAGGAACGCATCAGTAAGGCCGGATTCGAACTCAGCTTTGCTACACAGTTCGATCGTATCATCATCAACGACAACCTGGAGGCGGCCACTACCGAACTGCTTGATACTGTGCAGGCTTTCGTGCAGGAATAG
- a CDS encoding pirin family protein — MLDIVIEARKANIGPGLSVNRILPFRLKRMVGPFIFMDHAGPVSVPVQSGSSMDVLPHPHIGLSTVSYLFDGQVTHRDSLGVEQIIRPGEVNWMTAGRGIAHSERFEDPATRTGSLEMVQTWVALPEKDEEQAPTFDNYTASQLPVFTDTGVWMRLIAGNAYGLSNHVKTHSPLFYLHVVLDAGAKIALPNNYSERGAYVAKGSVEVNGHTYSAGQMLVFTKGGDPHISAKEKTKLLLLGGEPLGERHIWWNFVSSRKDRIEQAKADWKAGRILLPPNDNKEFIPLPEDKSKPASSAPPAPECLS; from the coding sequence ATGCTCGACATTGTAATAGAGGCACGCAAAGCAAATATCGGCCCTGGGCTGTCTGTAAACCGTATTCTTCCGTTTCGGTTGAAGCGCATGGTGGGACCATTCATTTTTATGGATCATGCCGGACCTGTAAGCGTGCCTGTACAATCCGGCAGTAGCATGGATGTGCTGCCGCATCCACACATTGGTCTCTCAACAGTCAGCTATTTATTCGATGGGCAGGTAACCCACCGCGATAGCTTGGGTGTAGAACAGATAATACGGCCCGGTGAAGTGAACTGGATGACGGCAGGCCGTGGGATAGCGCACAGCGAGCGGTTCGAAGATCCGGCAACACGTACAGGCTCTCTTGAAATGGTACAAACCTGGGTTGCTTTGCCTGAAAAGGACGAAGAACAAGCGCCCACTTTTGATAACTATACTGCGAGTCAGTTGCCCGTATTCACCGATACCGGTGTATGGATGCGGTTGATAGCCGGCAATGCTTATGGCCTAAGTAACCATGTAAAGACACACTCGCCGTTGTTTTACCTGCATGTGGTTTTAGATGCAGGCGCTAAAATAGCTTTGCCAAACAATTATAGTGAACGTGGAGCATACGTGGCTAAGGGTAGTGTAGAGGTGAATGGTCATACTTACTCAGCCGGGCAAATGCTTGTGTTTACCAAAGGTGGTGATCCGCACATCAGCGCAAAAGAAAAAACTAAGCTTTTGTTGCTTGGCGGAGAACCACTGGGCGAACGGCATATCTGGTGGAATTTTGTTTCATCGCGCAAAGATCGGATCGAGCAAGCCAAAGCAGATTGGAAAGCCGGACGGATCTTATTGCCGCCCAATGATAACAAAGAGTTCATACCGCTGCCGGAAGATAAGTCGAAACCGGCCAGCAGTGCACCGCCTGCACCAGAATGTCTTTCATAA